The proteins below are encoded in one region of Macadamia integrifolia cultivar HAES 741 unplaced genomic scaffold, SCU_Mint_v3 scaffold904, whole genome shotgun sequence:
- the LOC122070393 gene encoding secreted RxLR effector protein 161-like yields MEYGLWYPKIESFTLTTFSDADWAGSVDDRKSTSGSAFFLRQSLVAWHSKKQESISLSTAEAEYIASAASCTQVIWMQRQVTDFEIHNDESVSIKYDDMSAINISKNPVQHSRTKHIDI; encoded by the coding sequence ATGGAGTATGGCTTATGGTACCCTAAGATTGAAAGTTTCACACTCACAACATTCtcagatgctgattgggcaggtAGTGTGGATGATAGGAAGAGCACTAGTGGTAGTGCATTCTTTTTGAGGCAGAGTCTAGTGGCATGGCATAGCAAGAAACAAGAATCTATTTCTTTATCTACAGCAGAGGCTGAATACATTGCATCTGCAGCTAGTTGTACACAGGTGATTTGGATGCAGAGACAAGTAACGGACTTTGAAATTCACAATGATGAATCGGTGTCTATTAAGTATGATGATATGAGTGCCATTAATATTTCAAAGAATCCAGTGCAACATTcgaggacaaagcatattgacatCTGA